From a single Dehalococcoidia bacterium genomic region:
- the pdxA gene encoding 4-hydroxythreonine-4-phosphate dehydrogenase PdxA, with the protein MNQRPLVAITMGDAAGIGAEVTAKALQDPWVYEKCRPFVVGNAGSMNAALDLIGSGGRARVVHDLEDVLGQHGEVDVLDLENLDYDSIEYGAVSPVAGKASVEWILKAGELAASGKVAAITTAPINKVACSLAGHKDIGHMEIFQSQTQASNVATMLMAGTLRVVHLTTHRSLRVACDYVTIDNVLGKIELTDQCFREWGFDSPRIGVAALNPHASDGGLIGTEEAEQIEPAVAQAQEKGIDATGPIPADTVFNQAIDGKYDAVIAMYHDQGHIPIKVHDWARSVSVNLGLPFVRTSVDHGTAFDIAGKGIADAKSMLESIRVAVSLASDSILP; encoded by the coding sequence ATGAACCAGCGCCCCCTGGTCGCTATTACGATGGGCGACGCAGCAGGAATCGGAGCAGAGGTTACTGCCAAGGCACTTCAGGATCCCTGGGTCTATGAGAAGTGCAGGCCCTTCGTAGTTGGGAATGCGGGCTCTATGAATGCGGCCCTCGACCTGATTGGCAGCGGCGGGCGCGCTCGTGTCGTGCATGACCTGGAGGACGTTCTGGGGCAGCATGGAGAAGTCGACGTTCTGGATCTGGAGAACCTGGACTACGACAGCATCGAATATGGCGCCGTCTCTCCGGTCGCAGGTAAAGCCTCGGTCGAGTGGATCCTGAAGGCTGGTGAACTCGCTGCTTCTGGAAAGGTCGCTGCAATTACAACCGCCCCGATCAACAAAGTGGCGTGCAGCCTTGCAGGCCACAAAGACATTGGCCACATGGAGATCTTCCAGAGCCAGACGCAGGCGTCCAATGTTGCCACAATGCTGATGGCGGGGACTCTCCGCGTGGTGCATCTGACTACTCACCGATCGCTGAGAGTGGCTTGCGACTACGTAACTATCGACAACGTTCTGGGCAAGATCGAGTTGACGGACCAGTGCTTCAGGGAGTGGGGATTCGACAGTCCCCGCATTGGAGTCGCGGCCTTGAATCCACATGCCTCAGATGGCGGACTCATAGGCACGGAAGAGGCTGAGCAGATTGAGCCGGCTGTTGCGCAAGCCCAAGAGAAGGGCATCGACGCGACGGGCCCAATCCCGGCCGATACGGTTTTCAACCAGGCCATTGACGGTAAATACGACGCCGTCATCGCCATGTATCACGACCAGGGACACATCCCGATCAAGGTGCATGACTGGGCCAGGAGCGTGAGCGTTAACCTTGGCCTGCCGTTCGTTCGAACTTCGGTCGACCATGGTACGGCCTTTGACATCGCTGGTAAGGGCATTGCGGACGCCAAGAGCATGCTGGAGTCAATCCGAGTTGCAGTCTCACTTGCCAGCGACTCTATCCTTCCATAG
- the proC gene encoding pyrroline-5-carboxylate reductase — translation MKIAFVGGGVMAEAIISGIVGAEVASPSDICVGEPSETRRGHLEEAYSIQTTPDNLEAINGASLTVLAIKPQTLPYVYPQLRDGLTQDNTVVSIVAGATMSNLTSGLGHAPIIRVMPNTPAQIGAGMTMWIASDAVPRETVETARSIVQTLGKEIYTSDEKMIDMATALSASGPAYVFLFIESLIDAGVYLGLSREVSWQLAIQTILGSTQLVQDTGIHPAELKDMVTSPGGTTIEALRAFEEGGFRALVFSAVDAAYEKSKALGG, via the coding sequence ATGAAAATCGCATTTGTGGGCGGCGGAGTGATGGCCGAGGCGATCATAAGTGGAATCGTCGGAGCCGAGGTAGCGTCGCCCTCAGACATCTGTGTTGGGGAGCCAAGCGAGACTCGCCGCGGTCACCTGGAAGAGGCCTACTCCATTCAGACGACCCCGGACAATCTCGAAGCTATTAATGGCGCGAGTCTCACAGTACTCGCCATCAAGCCTCAGACTCTCCCCTACGTTTACCCTCAACTCAGGGACGGCCTGACCCAGGACAACACGGTGGTGTCTATCGTCGCCGGGGCGACCATGAGCAACCTCACTTCTGGCCTTGGTCATGCTCCTATCATCCGGGTAATGCCAAATACGCCGGCCCAAATCGGAGCTGGCATGACGATGTGGATTGCCTCGGACGCCGTTCCCAGAGAAACTGTGGAAACGGCCCGGTCTATAGTGCAGACCCTCGGCAAAGAGATATACACAAGCGACGAGAAGATGATTGACATGGCAACCGCCCTAAGTGCGAGCGGACCGGCCTACGTCTTCCTGTTTATCGAGTCGCTGATCGATGCCGGAGTGTACCTGGGGCTCTCTCGCGAGGTGTCATGGCAGCTTGCCATACAGACCATCCTGGGAAGTACCCAGCTAGTCCAGGACACAGGCATTCACCCAGCCGAACTCAAGGACATGGTCACGTCCCCAGGCGGTACGACCATAGAGGCGCTCAGAGCATTCGAAGAGGGAGGCTTTAGGGCGCTCGTCTTCAGTGCGGTAGACGCCGCCTATGAGAAGTCCAAGGCGCTCGGCGGCTAG
- a CDS encoding YggT family protein — MNQFLIQFVNILVPVLYVSILARVIVSWIPISEDSPFAPIVRAIYQITEPILGPIRRLIPGLGMFDLSPMIAIILLMVIQRILVAAL; from the coding sequence ATGAACCAATTCCTGATCCAGTTTGTAAACATCCTCGTCCCAGTGCTGTATGTCTCGATACTGGCCAGGGTGATTGTGTCGTGGATCCCCATCAGCGAGGACAGCCCATTCGCACCAATCGTGAGGGCGATCTACCAGATTACTGAACCGATTCTTGGGCCGATTCGCCGCCTCATTCCCGGACTGGGGATGTTCGACCTCTCGCCCATGATCGCCATAATCCTGCTCATGGTGATCCAGAGGATATTGGTAGCCGCTCTGTAA
- a CDS encoding SDR family oxidoreductase: protein MSIPSEWDLTGKKAIITADRRGWTPFLASALAEAGASVAVAGSDGSDMSDSADAVTSQGGTAIAITTDLTDRVSVEAMVFRAEDELGGVDILVNNASAEFGKRFEHVTENEWSMLMDFNVKSMYLTCQAVGRRMLKQRSGRIVNVGTALSQRGLWNSVAACAAQGAIHQITTSLALEWGREGIRVNGIGAGWMSTSEPSEEYQRELLVRYLPSRRKGHPNDLASLLVYLSSDACGFVTGQTFFIDGGALAHA, encoded by the coding sequence ATGAGTATCCCAAGTGAGTGGGACCTGACTGGAAAGAAAGCGATAATCACTGCTGACCGTAGGGGGTGGACACCCTTCCTGGCGTCTGCGCTAGCCGAAGCTGGTGCTTCAGTTGCCGTAGCCGGTTCTGACGGGTCGGATATGTCAGACTCAGCAGATGCAGTGACATCCCAGGGTGGCACAGCAATTGCCATCACTACTGACCTGACAGACAGAGTCAGCGTGGAGGCCATGGTCTTCAGGGCAGAGGACGAGCTTGGTGGTGTGGACATACTGGTGAACAATGCGAGCGCCGAGTTCGGAAAGCGCTTCGAGCACGTAACCGAGAACGAGTGGTCCATGCTGATGGACTTCAACGTGAAGTCCATGTACTTGACGTGTCAGGCCGTTGGAAGGCGCATGCTAAAGCAGCGCAGCGGTCGGATAGTTAATGTTGGAACCGCACTCTCACAGCGTGGATTGTGGAACTCTGTTGCGGCCTGTGCAGCGCAGGGGGCGATTCACCAGATCACGACGTCGCTCGCTCTGGAATGGGGACGAGAAGGCATCAGGGTCAACGGCATCGGCGCAGGATGGATGTCGACAAGCGAACCCTCAGAGGAATACCAGCGCGAGCTGCTGGTAAGATACCTGCCTTCCAGGCGCAAGGGGCATCCGAACGACCTCGCTTCTCTGTTGGTCTACCTGTCGTCAGACGCGTGCGGATTTGTTACCGGCCAGACCTTCTTCATAGACGGAGGCGCACTGGCGCACGCATAG
- a CDS encoding SDR family oxidoreductase translates to MLSEKLSLEGKGVVITGGGTGLGREMTLAMARAGADIVIAARRPGPIEEVAEEARSLGRKAVAISADVTDTAQVKKLMDSAIDELGKVDVLLNNAGIVRGQGAIPIWEITDDDWQVGIDVNMSSAFYCARAIAKHMVERGGGKIINVSSGFGYRGGRDNYMYCVGKGGIVNLTRVLATSLGRYGITSTCIVPGFIPTVGTDESRLTLPRGEFIPVGRVGHPYEMGAVAVFLASGASDYMNGESFIIDGGGLAGGAAPTGHAPEIPLVI, encoded by the coding sequence ATGCTCTCAGAGAAACTCAGCCTTGAAGGCAAAGGGGTTGTCATCACAGGTGGTGGCACAGGACTAGGCAGGGAAATGACTCTGGCGATGGCCCGGGCAGGAGCCGACATCGTCATTGCAGCCCGCCGGCCCGGGCCTATTGAAGAAGTCGCTGAGGAGGCGAGGTCCCTTGGTCGAAAGGCCGTAGCGATCTCAGCAGACGTGACCGACACCGCCCAGGTCAAGAAACTGATGGATTCAGCAATTGACGAGCTTGGCAAAGTAGATGTGCTGCTGAATAACGCTGGGATCGTTCGGGGCCAGGGCGCGATCCCGATCTGGGAAATCACTGACGACGACTGGCAAGTAGGCATCGATGTCAACATGTCGAGTGCGTTCTATTGTGCCCGTGCAATCGCCAAGCACATGGTGGAGCGTGGGGGCGGAAAGATCATCAACGTGTCCTCCGGGTTCGGATACCGAGGCGGGAGGGACAACTACATGTACTGCGTCGGCAAGGGAGGAATCGTTAATCTTACTCGTGTGCTTGCAACGAGTCTGGGCAGATACGGAATAACGAGCACCTGCATCGTGCCTGGCTTCATACCAACTGTAGGCACAGACGAGTCGCGGCTTACTCTGCCCAGGGGTGAGTTCATACCTGTTGGCCGAGTGGGACATCCCTACGAGATGGGAGCCGTTGCAGTCTTCCTCGCATCCGGCGCTTCGGATTACATGAATGGCGAATCGTTCATCATAGACGGGGGAGGTCTCGCAGGCGGTGCAGCACCCACGGGACATGCACCCGAGATCCCGCTGGTCATCTGA
- a CDS encoding biotin--[acetyl-CoA-carboxylase] ligase, with translation MELLDIELIEAAMADSAIGHRISYHIETGSTMDVARAMARNGEPEGTVVIAEQQGRGRGRFDRTWVSPPGLNLYFTVLLRPAPEQLTYMNMAATLAIHRTVSHSTGLPTAVKWPNDVRIGGRKLSGILIETEFEGGKLEHALVGIGLNVNLDVAAYPEISETATSLRTATGRTFDRSEVLLTVLRNLEDWYGRVVAGESLTKLWAESLETIGKQVQLRWRDRTIEGLAESVDENGNLVVLQRDGSRARAIAGEVTTQV, from the coding sequence GTGGAGCTTCTGGATATCGAACTAATAGAAGCTGCGATGGCTGACTCTGCAATTGGCCACCGCATCAGCTACCACATTGAAACCGGTTCCACCATGGACGTAGCCAGGGCAATGGCCCGAAATGGCGAGCCCGAAGGTACTGTGGTCATAGCGGAACAACAGGGGCGCGGTCGTGGCCGGTTCGATCGAACGTGGGTCTCCCCTCCCGGCCTCAACCTGTATTTCACCGTACTTCTTCGTCCGGCTCCCGAGCAGTTGACCTACATGAACATGGCAGCAACTCTTGCGATCCACCGGACCGTCTCACACTCGACGGGGCTGCCAACCGCGGTCAAGTGGCCGAACGATGTACGTATTGGAGGGCGAAAGTTAAGTGGAATTCTCATCGAGACTGAATTCGAAGGTGGGAAGCTGGAGCACGCACTCGTCGGGATCGGCCTAAATGTCAATCTTGACGTAGCCGCCTATCCCGAGATCTCAGAGACAGCCACCAGCCTGCGAACTGCCACGGGCCGGACTTTTGACAGGAGCGAAGTCCTCCTCACAGTCCTACGCAATCTGGAAGACTGGTACGGACGGGTCGTCGCGGGAGAGTCCCTCACGAAACTGTGGGCTGAGAGCCTGGAGACGATCGGCAAACAGGTCCAGCTCAGATGGCGGGACAGGACGATTGAGGGTCTTGCAGAGTCGGTGGATGAGAATGGCAATCTCGTCGTGCTTCAACGTGACGGCTCGCGTGCCCGTGCCATAGCGGGAGAAGTTACAACGCAAGTATAA
- a CDS encoding nitroreductase family deazaflavin-dependent oxidoreductase, with product MQNLEPSVRNALSIDMVVDITTIGRSSGQPRRIEIWCHLMEGQLYLAASPGPRSWYANLYANRDVTLHLKDEVKADIAVNARPITGEDERRDVFTRLAVQSAFRQGQGLNIEPWVEGSKLVELIPTTG from the coding sequence TTGCAGAACTTGGAACCCTCAGTAAGGAACGCCCTCTCCATAGACATGGTCGTGGACATTACGACCATTGGACGAAGTTCAGGACAACCCAGACGTATTGAGATCTGGTGCCACCTGATGGAGGGCCAGCTGTATCTGGCTGCCTCCCCGGGGCCACGAAGCTGGTACGCAAACCTCTACGCCAACCGGGACGTAACGCTGCATCTGAAGGATGAAGTCAAGGCGGACATTGCTGTGAATGCTCGTCCTATCACTGGTGAAGACGAGCGAAGGGATGTCTTTACTCGCCTGGCTGTCCAGTCCGCGTTCAGGCAGGGACAGGGACTGAACATTGAGCCATGGGTGGAGGGAAGTAAGCTGGTCGAGCTTATTCCGACGACCGGCTAA
- a CDS encoding NIPSNAP family protein: protein MIYEYRVYEAAPGKMEALNARFRNHTLGIFERHGIKNIGYWTSAVGDYSDRLIYIIAFEDEGHRERAWAAFRADPEWNKVRSESEVDGALTARVFNTLLSPTDYSPLQ, encoded by the coding sequence ATGATCTACGAATATCGCGTGTACGAAGCAGCCCCAGGCAAGATGGAAGCCCTGAACGCTAGGTTCCGAAACCACACTCTTGGAATCTTTGAGCGTCACGGGATCAAGAACATCGGTTACTGGACATCGGCGGTTGGAGATTACTCGGACCGACTGATCTACATCATCGCTTTTGAAGACGAAGGCCATCGCGAGCGAGCTTGGGCTGCGTTCCGAGCTGACCCTGAATGGAACAAAGTACGTTCAGAGTCAGAAGTTGATGGTGCTCTGACCGCTAGGGTTTTCAACACGCTCCTAAGCCCAACTGACTACTCACCGCTACAGTAA